One genomic segment of Culturomica massiliensis includes these proteins:
- a CDS encoding phage integrase SAM-like domain-containing protein: protein MTVVEVRDKYVNLTKTAEEKEKDRKKLEQQEAERLEKERQEREEQERRERGISLIDYFNNYIESRRDEVAAGQLTGKTFSRYESARDRLITYMEEKYKVSDMPLKHIDLFFIKNFEIHVENLFNCNEQMRLNKLMKKMQIWIIKL, encoded by the coding sequence ATGACTGTTGTGGAAGTCAGGGATAAATATGTAAATCTGACTAAGACCGCCGAAGAAAAGGAAAAAGACCGGAAGAAGTTAGAGCAGCAGGAAGCCGAACGTCTTGAAAAAGAACGTCAGGAGAGGGAAGAGCAGGAGCGCAGGGAAAGGGGTATTTCTCTGATAGACTATTTTAATAATTACATTGAATCCCGCCGTGATGAAGTAGCAGCCGGACAACTCACGGGTAAAACTTTTTCCCGTTATGAGAGTGCCCGCGACCGTCTGATAACTTATATGGAAGAAAAATATAAAGTGTCAGATATGCCCTTAAAGCATATTGACTTGTTTTTCATTAAGAACTTTGAAATTCATGTAGAAAATCTGTTTAATTGTAATGAACAAATGAGATTAAATAAACTGATGAAAAAAATGCAGATTTGGATTATAAAACTTTGA
- a CDS encoding RteC domain-containing protein, translated as MRNSLLKTDLLILLSTPQKIETKTLEKAYVQFVNKLQVFVNNSSDLATSYFLLHYTRIELEAILKKDTTNNIILNKTLSIINVALECLKLSVPIETKTLKIKKPLRWTADLCNAVEIIYALFHSKCINNGEVTIKQLAELFEKAFNINLNNISLLYIQIRSRVGERTTFLRRLTDNLNKAMLEKDK; from the coding sequence ATGAGAAATTCATTATTAAAGACTGATCTATTGATTCTACTTAGCACACCCCAAAAAATCGAAACTAAGACGTTAGAAAAAGCCTATGTACAATTCGTAAATAAACTACAGGTTTTTGTAAATAACTCATCTGATTTGGCAACCTCCTATTTCTTACTACATTACACAAGAATTGAATTAGAAGCTATTTTAAAAAAAGATACTACGAATAATATTATATTGAATAAAACCCTTTCAATTATTAATGTTGCTTTAGAATGTTTGAAATTATCAGTACCAATTGAAACAAAAACATTAAAAATAAAAAAGCCCCTACGCTGGACGGCTGACTTATGTAATGCCGTCGAAATAATATATGCACTTTTCCACAGTAAATGTATCAATAATGGAGAAGTTACGATTAAACAACTCGCAGAACTATTTGAAAAGGCTTTCAACATAAATCTCAATAACATTTCATTGTTATACATCCAAATAAGAAGCAGAGTCGGAGAAAGAACAACTTTTTTACGTCGTTTAACGGACAACTTAAACAAGGCAATGTTAGAAAAGGACAAATAA